The following coding sequences lie in one Pontibacter sp. G13 genomic window:
- a CDS encoding S41 family peptidase, translated as MKFLLSFLLLFPVAQLWAQDLSHDQALADLQQLKQAILDYQPTLDAYQPGFEEAATDLLARLPEDSISYIQFFQFASKLASLGQEGHYAMGTWQDTVHSGFLNDEFRYLPISVKIIDGRLFVAIDNSVEQSLKKGAEIIRINGREPVEVLKKLYATLPSDGTITTYQDRKIEEGFSWMYYLFVDQREEHDFTVRDLEGNQQEIRIRALTRTAQLANYQRLNSARTDGASDESSGFYQLEFKGASAVLALPSFDRRRVEKHGVTPKKLYKGLFQDFHDRDIQQLVIDLRGNTGGLNEFADGIVPFIQQAGASAPFLKRTISWAGKERTYKFPKPSKWAFQGAIYVLVDGQTYSAGSTLARYLKEFGRATVIGEETGTRYEGFAAGSKQYIRLNHSQIRIGVPRYHILFPSSSLQTTQNHGLMPDLKVGVTVDTWLAGRDVVMEQVMEMMAGQVQDR; from the coding sequence ATGAAATTCTTACTCTCCTTCCTGCTACTTTTTCCTGTCGCCCAATTGTGGGCACAAGATCTATCCCATGATCAGGCATTGGCGGATTTGCAGCAGCTCAAACAAGCGATTCTGGATTATCAGCCTACGCTAGATGCCTATCAGCCCGGCTTTGAGGAAGCTGCAACGGATTTATTGGCTAGACTTCCGGAGGACTCCATTTCTTATATCCAGTTTTTCCAATTCGCCAGCAAACTGGCTTCACTGGGACAGGAAGGACATTATGCTATGGGTACTTGGCAGGATACGGTCCATTCAGGATTCTTGAACGATGAATTTCGGTATCTGCCGATTTCGGTAAAGATCATCGATGGGCGATTATTCGTGGCGATTGACAATTCTGTGGAGCAGTCTTTGAAGAAAGGGGCGGAAATTATTCGGATAAATGGACGGGAGCCTGTAGAGGTCTTGAAAAAGCTCTATGCCACCCTTCCCTCCGATGGCACCATCACCACCTATCAAGATCGAAAGATCGAGGAGGGTTTTTCATGGATGTATTATCTGTTTGTCGATCAGAGGGAGGAGCATGATTTCACGGTTCGGGACTTGGAGGGGAATCAACAGGAAATCAGGATTCGGGCTTTGACCAGAACTGCTCAACTAGCGAATTACCAGCGCTTGAATTCTGCCAGGACCGATGGTGCTTCTGACGAATCATCGGGCTTTTATCAGTTGGAATTCAAAGGAGCATCTGCTGTTTTGGCGTTGCCATCCTTCGACCGTAGGCGCGTGGAAAAGCATGGGGTTACCCCCAAAAAGCTTTATAAAGGTTTATTTCAAGACTTTCATGATCGGGACATTCAACAGCTGGTGATTGACCTTCGAGGAAATACGGGCGGCTTGAATGAATTTGCGGACGGAATAGTGCCGTTTATTCAACAAGCTGGAGCCTCTGCTCCCTTTCTCAAAAGGACCATTTCTTGGGCAGGCAAGGAACGGACCTACAAATTTCCCAAGCCTTCCAAATGGGCGTTTCAGGGAGCAATATATGTGCTGGTGGACGGACAGACTTATTCGGCGGGAAGTACACTCGCTCGGTATTTGAAGGAGTTTGGAAGAGCCACCGTGATCGGCGAGGAAACGGGAACCCGGTACGAAGGGTTTGCGGCTGGCTCCAAGCAGTACATCAGGCTCAATCACAGTCAAATCAGGATCGGAGTTCCCAGGTATCACATTTTATTTCCATCCTCTTCCTTGCAAACCACTCAAAACCACGGG